A region of the Sphaerodactylus townsendi isolate TG3544 linkage group LG15, MPM_Stown_v2.3, whole genome shotgun sequence genome:
gttgcccttctctgcactttttctatctcctcaatatcctttttgagatgcggcgaccagaactggacacagtactccaagtgcggtcgcaccactgctttatataagggcatgacaatctttgcagttttattctcaactcctttcctaatgatccccagcatagagtttgcctttttcacagctgtcatgcattgagttgacattcccatggaactatcaactaagacgcccaaatccctttcctggtctgcgactgatagcactgaaagggggggagaagcgggtcccataggtggtaagaGACCCaggagtgaagaagaggaagaggagggtcaAGGGGGGGTCAAGGTGGGCTGTtgggtcaaggtggcttacaacaacagCCAAAACGCCCCTAGTTGAAAACAAAGACAAAACGGCAGGCCCaaaactctttccccctccctgccttgaAAGAAGGAGCTCAGGAAATGGTGCgggggaggaagttcagggaatgCAGAGAAACACGGGAACACAGTCAACAGATCGCACAAGCAACTGAAGACGCTTTCAGaacgtttcagccagaaaatCGTTTTAAAATAGggggttcatttaaaacattctgaggctggaaataaaacgttttgggcagtggtgggatccaaaaattttagtaacaggttcccatggtggtgggattcccatggtgggattcccatggtggcggggcggggcacgacggggcgtggccaggcattccaggggcggggcaattctgggaggggctgtggcaaggaagagcgggaaacgaatgcacgcaggcgcaggctgccactcacgctggtgcacttcctgctagactgcttcaagttctgcgcgctactgctgagaggaggggcgtaactaaggcaaaaatcacgtggcaaaatccccaattagtaaccccctctcggcacacacaaataattagtaacctactctcgggaacctgtgagaacctgctggatcccacctctggttttgggggttaaaacaatgtggaactcactggaggaaacgttttatttcacaatgttttaaaaggtttgtgcggaaaggagaTCCAGTtttcattctgggagatctccaggctcccccAGGGGGTTGGGAACCACACGGTGGGTCCGTCCAGCTCCCTCACCCAACCTTACTGACCTCGCTCAGCTTTTCATTGTGCTGAAGGGCCTTCACTTCTTCTCCGCGTCCACCTTCCGGCCGATTAGTTTGTTGAGCGCTCGCTTCATATCCTCGTTCCTCAGCGTGTAGATAATGGGGTTGAGCAATGGAGTCACAGCTGTGAAGAAGACGGATACCACCTTGTCTTCCTTGAAGCTGGTGGAGGGGCGGGAGTAAATGAAAATGCAGTGCCCCAAGAAGAGAGTGACCACCGTGAGGTGCGCCGCGCACGTGGAGAGCGCCTTGCGCCGCCCTTCTGCGAAGCGGTTGCGAAGGGAGACCAAGATGACGCCGTAAGAGACCACCAGGACGACGAAGCAGACCACGGAGATCAGCCCCGAGTTGGAAACAATGAGGACTTCGATGACGTAAGTGTTGGTGCACGCCAGCTTGATGACTGGAGGGACGTCACAGAAGAAGTTGTCGACCTCTTGCGGGCCGCAGTAGGGTAGCTTGATGGTCATACCTATTAAAGCAAGGGAGTGGACCGTACCACCCAGCCAGATCGCCCCAGCCAATGAGAGGCAGACTTTGTGGCTCATGACTGTCAGGTAGTGCATCGGATTGCAGATGGCCACGTAGCGGTCGTAGGCCATGACGGTGAGGAGGAAGATCTCCGTGCAGGCAAAGAGGTGGAGGAAGAACATCTGGGCCACACAGCCTCCGAAGGAGATGGTCTTCTCGGTGGAGAGGAAGTCAGCCAGCATCTTGGGCACAGTCACTGTGGAGTGACAGATATCAATGAAGGAGAGGTTGCTCAGGAAGAAGTACATGGGCGTGTGAAGAGCTTGGTCATGAATGATGGTGACCACAATGAGGAAGTTGCCCGCCAGTGTCATCAGGTAGAGAACCAGGAAGACCACAAAGAGGACCAGCTGTGTCTTGGGGTCATTAGAGAGGCCCACCAGGATAAACTCGGTCACTGAGGTCTGATTTTGTGCCTCCGCCGTCAAGTTTGGAGTCACTGTTTCTTCCATTTCCATTCTAGAAGAAAAGCAAATGAATTATAATAgccttgaagactgccagttagGGCAATAACAGAAAAAGTTACATAGGTGTAGGACTGAGAGCCAGtacggcatagtggttaagagcagggggattctaatctggagaaccgggttcgattccccactcctccacctgagtggtggaggcttatctggtgaaccagatgtgtttccgcactcctgcattcctgctgagtgaccttgggctagtcacagttctctctggactctctcagccccacctgcctcacaaggtgtctgttgtggggagaggaagggaaaggagcttgtaagccaccttgagtctcctttcaggagagaaaggggggggggaatataaatccaaactcttctaggcCAGGGCTAGTCTTTTGCATGCCTTCTGCAAGTCTGTCTGTttatggcccccccccccccccccaatacaattttttttcctacagTGAATCCAAGAGCAGCTTGAGGGGGAAAAGTCTTGGTGAGGAAAATGACCGAGGCAATGCTCTGATCCAAATTGCAGCCCAcctgagcaggagcagcagtggtgcaggaggttaagagctcgtgtatctaatctggaggaacggggtttgattcccagctctgccgcctgagctgtggaggctgatctggggaattcagattagcctgtgcactcccacacacgccagctgagtaactttgggctagtcacagttcttcagagttatCTCAGCCccatcccacctcacagggtgtttgttgtggtggtggtggggggggggtaggggaggaagggaaaggagtttgtaagcagcaggaggcgtaggaggttaagagctcatcgtgtatctaatctggaggaaccgggtttgattcccagctctgccgcctgagctgtggaggcttatctggggaattcagattagcctgtgcactctcccacacacacgccagctgggtgaccttgggctagtcacagcttctcggagctctctcagccccacctacctcacagggtgtttgttgtgaggggggaacgggcaaggagattgtaaacccctttgagtctcctgcaggagagaaagggggggggatataaatccaaaggtcCCCAATATTGGTGAGGAGAATGACCGAGGCAATGCTCTGGTCCAAATTGCAGCCCACCTGAGCAGGTCACGCAAGACAAAGACTAAAACAGGGTTAAAATCCAAGGAATACGGTCAATATTTAAAAGGGTAAAATCGTACCCTGGTAGATTTGACCCCGTAACACCTTACAGACAAACAAGATTTCTGAGGtataagcttccaagagtcacTCCCAGTATGAAGGGAACTGTGCCTCTTGAAAGCTGATCTCTCAAATCTTGCTGGTTTTTACAGTGCTTCAGTCTAGCCTTTCTGCTGCAGACAAACCTGGCTGCACTCTGAAACGATCGCTCCCTGCACGACCATAATTTGAAATGGGATTCCCATGCAGTTAAACTCACTGCAATGTTCTCTGCCCAGTTTAACTCATAAAAGGAGTCTCGTAGGCCCCTTACGCACCTGCAGAATagtgcaccttcaatccactttcaatgcacgtcgcagctggattttactgtgcggaatagcaaaacccacttgcaaacgattttgaaagtggattgaaagtgcattattctgcatgtgtggaaggggtcgtAAGCATGTTGAACACCGCTAATGTGGTGATTACACCCCTAGGAGAGCTTCACTTGCAATAAACCGGTTAATAAggctctaggccccttccgcacacgcgaaataatgctatttcaaaccattttcacaactgtttgcaagtggattttgctactccacacagcttcaaagagcactgaaagcagtttgaaagtgcattattctgcaggtgtggaatgagccctagattccTATTTCTTGGAAGAGATGAACACGGCACAAGCTACCTCCAGCAAGTTCACACTGAAATCCATCAGAAAAGTACCTCCTTTCCACAGTTTGCTATTTCCAAGGGATAAAAGACTTACCAGCTTTCCAGAATAAATGCAGGAATAGCTGCCGCTCGCCGTCTTTGGCCCTGGACTCGTCTTTGCAGTCATGGTGTTTCTCTCCAAACATATAACCTTGCAGGGGGTTTGCAGAGATGCAGCCTCTCCTTACGTCAGCTTGTTCTTCTGATCTTTCCACAAGTTGATCCCCCAGAGATCAGGACTGGTGACACGGAATCACCAAGGGGGTGGTTAAAGTTGCACAAAACTTCTGGACAGTTTTGCATGGTGTCAGCCACCCCCTGCCCCTTAATAACTAAGAGACAAGTGCACGGAACTCTGCGTGGAAaatgtaactcttgctttgattCCTTGTTCGAATGTTCCACATGTATGGCCTTTCCAGTGAGACAAATGATGACAGACACATAACAGAGTCAGGCAGTTTGCTTACTGTTTGCACATATCTGTTTTTAATGCCAAGGAGGTCAGTCCTGGGAtgagcacagaggtgggatcctgagagtaggttactaactatttgtgtgtgccgagagggggttactaatgggtgattttgccatgtgatttttgccttagttacgcccctcctctcagcagtagcgcgcagaacttgaagcagtctagcaggaggtgcgccgcccgtgcgtggcagcctatgcctgcgtgcattcgtttcccgccttcAAGGACTCTTGGCGCAGCTGCTattgtccttgccacagccctgcccaggaatgcctcacccctggaatgcccagctcccattggcttcacatacagtttgaatccacaACGCCATgccggaacctgttactaaaatgtttggatcccaccactggatgagcaATTTGCTTTTCAGAGAATCTTGTAGATCatcactgggatttttttaaaatcataatgaacctgaggcaccttccgcacagaataaatgcactttcaagccactttcaatgcactttgaggctggattttactgtgcaaaatagcaaaatccactttcaaacccttgtgaatgtggattgaatgtgcattattctgcatgtgcggaaggggcctgtgggaAAGCTACAAAATCAGGCCGTTTTTGGAAATGTCTTGTGAGGAGTGTAATGTGACCACCTATTCTCAGAGACTTTTGAGATTGTGAAGTGTTGGGGGTGGCGGTAGAGAAAGAAATTGAACCTGATGCTAGAAACGAATTGCTGGACGTCATTCCCCAACAGCACCGTTTCCCCCAGTTTGGATCTTTGCGAAAACGGATTGTTTGGAAGAATGAGATGAAATGACCACAAGAGGGCAGGAGAAGAACAGGAATGgcaaagtttgttttttttttgtggcaaAAGACCGGATTTTGGAGATTCTTGGGAAAGGAAGAAGTGCATTCAAAACAGAATCAAACACTTCTGTTCTGTTTACTTATTTGTTTTGTCATTtcttttacttaatttatacacTATCTTTGTCCCTGCTGGGGAGATCAACCAAATTATATTATTCGCCTCTCctccctttgaagaagaagaagagtttggatttatattccccctttctctcctgcaggagattcaaaggggcttacaatttccttgcccttcccccctcacaactctGAAACAATtacccacctgtgaggtgggtgttaGGCTGAGAGCctcaagctgtgactagcccaaggtcacccagctggcgtgtgtgggagggcacaggctaatctgaattcctcagagaagcctccacagctcaggcggcagagctgggaatcaaacccggttcctccagattagacacacgagctcttcacctcctacgccactgctgctcttgaacctggatttcccagatcctaatccaacaccttaGCCACCGTACCATGCTAGCTATTTCCTGTGGCAACTAGCCAGGGAGAAATCTTATCTTCCATGCATCTGTCTACTCTTCTCAAAAATAACCTAAGTCAGCAGCCAGTAGGAGCTCCCCAACATACATCAGGCGTTGTGTGTGGAATTGTTAAATGCAAGAGGAGGCTGGGACTCAAAAAATAGCATGATTATGGCCAACTGTGGTTTGCTGCCAGGGCAGACCACGCTTAAGCGGACATATGGGATCCATATGGGACCATGGCATCACAGCTAttgtgttttcatttaagtcaCATAAGGGGGCAGTCGCCTCcatgctcctccctcctcctcactcaggtccatacactgacttatGTTCGGCCCTGCAGGACTCAgtagttccgcagggcctgtaacaaCCGAAGCTGTTCCAATcacgggcctttggtgaggccggctcgcggattggctgccccatGATGAGCTCCTCCTCGGCCTGTTATCAAATTCTTGATAATGGCGTGATCCTTGCCATCTTGGACTTCGTTCCCCTCAACTCAGCCTGGTATGCCCAGTACAGCCATATGATGAGTATTAAGGGTCTTAACAAGGTTGTTTTAGGATTTGATGTGCtgcttaaagttttttttaatggggctgcggttttaaactgtattttaactgtttagTAATTTATAATTGTTGTAAACCGCacctagagccctctggggattaGGTGCCGATCTATAAAGAAATCTCAACAATGCAGCAAGTAAAGTATAGTAAGTAGAAGTAGCGTAAGTAAGTAAAGTAAAAATgagcaagtaagtaagtaagtggcAGAGTAGTAAGTAaccaatcaaatcaatcaatcaatcaatcaatagaagaagaataagaataagaataagaatttggatttatatcccccctttctctcctgcaggagagactaaAGGGTTGACATTCTCGTTgcctttccctcacaacaaacaccctgtgaggtgggtaaatAGAGAGTCTGAGAGCTCGGCTGCATgacagcctaaggtcacccagctgaagtgTGGGAGTGCAataggctgatctgaattccccagaagcctccacagctcagggcgggtGAGTTGGGAATCAGGAAacccgcattcctccaagaaAAAAGATTAGATACACAGCTCTGTAGCCTCCAGGTTgagtgccactgctgctcttaataaATGATCTCACCCTGATGAAATATGTAtgagcagcaggggcgtactgcccaggggaaatatggggtcaaatgtccctgggcagcaCCCATTTAGttacatggggggcagaaaatcgtccCCACACCCATCCTCCTTCCCCCGAGGGCCATGCAgtaacttcaagacctggtgcaaaaaaaatgttgtttgggcgTCGTGGTTGGGGGAGgatggccgcccatatggggggggggggcaggtgtggaaaactcagattttgcactgggctacattttccctagatacgcctctgctgcacaGTGCAGATCAAAGTGAACATCTGGATTCTTTGCAACAGAAGAGGAACTTGTCTTCTTAGACATTCACCATAGGTGGATCTTAAGATGCAGGAACCTTGAAAGAAGCAGGTGTGACTCAGCATTCTCCTCAGTAGGGAGAGTCAGTTTGTAGCGGTTAAGAGGGGAAGATTTTAATCTGGTGGACCGGggttgcttccctgctcctacacatgaagcctgctggctgaccttgggctagtcactgttctttagagctctctcaggctcacctacctcacaaggtgtctgatgtggggagaggaagggaaggcaattgtaagctgctttgaaacttctGAAAGGTGAAGAAAAGCGAGGCAGAACAACCAACTCTTATTCTTCACTTGGGGGGACCGAGAGACAAATGCTTCCGGCTCTGTAACAGGGATGTTCTTCGTTGTTCTCTTCATTCTTGGTGAGTCCATTTCTGACTTTCCTCTTTAACAGTTAGGAAAAACAGAGTATAGTGTAGGTACTTATGGTCTGAACAGACATTCTGAAGATCACAGAACACCATCTGTCTCCAAAAGGTAAACTGAATGTTCACCGCAGTTAGTGTGAGGAACTCCTAGAAAGGAGAGAAGGTATTTAATTCTTCTGGCTGAGTTTCACAGATTGAAATTGGGCTCCCCAGTGTAGTATAGTAGTTAAGCACAGTGGAattcagtctggagaaccaggtttgattccccgcttctccgcaagaagttcgctgggtgaccttgggctaatcacagctctctcagaactctctcagccccacctgcctcacaaggtgtctgttgtagggcgaggaatggaaaaggagtttgcaaaccactttgagactccttaatcttgagaaaagcagggtataaacaccAACTCCTCTTCTTGGTCTCGGCAACAGTAATTAAATAGAAGGGCGGGAGGGAATTAACTTTGTAAGATGATGGATTGAAATCTTTGTTTACTAACAGtgcagtcatcatcatcatcatcatcatcatcatcatcatcatcatcatcatcatcatcatcaacaacaaccttttattggcatgagtttaaaatacaacagagaggttgaggagaatcaagttaaaataagtagatgcagacatttccagcagttaaaacaatgaataaataaataaactaaaatctgtggcgaatctgttgtgccagggccaggaatttggcaacgtctagggatctctgaggagactgatcacaaagcagatagaaggaTTTAACCTTTGATGAGTAGGCATCGTTCTCAATATATGGgcctatatattgtcttctggatgaagcatatagttcgcaatctaggaggatgaacagtgcagtcctatacgGAGTCATTTCAATCTCAatttagaatggagtaactttGCATGGGATTGCATGGTTGGCCAAGCTCTCAGCTCCTGGACGGGTCTGTGGTGTACGACCTCTTTAACCTCgagcctctctcttctcccagTGCCTCCAAGGTTCATTTCCGGCCAAGTATTCCAACCCAAGCAACTCACCTATACCGAGGGAGACAAAATCCTGATCCCATGTAATCAAAATGTCACCAGCCATGACACAATGTATTGGTACAAGCAGCACGCCGGGGGTACCTTGTCTTGGTTGGTGCAGGGATTCACTGGAGGCTCCACTCCTGATGGAGAATACCAGATGGAGGTCATCAAAACATCTCGCTCTACCAACCTCATCAAAGGCGAGGCAAGGCTGGGAGATGCTGGAGTCTACTTCTGCGCTGTGAGAGACACAGCCAAAGGAAGCCAGCTGGCTTCTGTATAAAAACTGCTCAGCTTGGGGAGAAGGTTTGGTGGAACAAACAGGGGCAATTCTGTGGAAACAgctcttaggacagtgatggaaCCTTTCTGTGGAATTCTGTGGAAACAgctcttaggacagtggtggaacctttttgagaccgagtgcccaaactgccacccaaaacccacttatttatcgcaaagtgccaacagggcaatttaacctgaaggctgaggttttagtttaggaaaaaatggttggctctgaggcgtgcgttactcgggagtaagcttggtggtagttgttggctttgctttgaagcaactgtgcaactcttccaacgggtgaatcacgaccctaggagggtttactcagaagcaagccccattgccagcaactgagcttaatcccaggtaaaggatcgcgctttagttctttgcatgaaaatcagtggggtttaacagcgcttaacagggtt
Encoded here:
- the LOC125444399 gene encoding olfactory receptor 4E1-like: MEMEETVTPNLTAEAQNQTSVTEFILVGLSNDPKTQLVLFVVFLVLYLMTLAGNFLIVVTIIHDQALHTPMYFFLSNLSFIDICHSTVTVPKMLADFLSTEKTISFGGCVAQMFFLHLFACTEIFLLTVMAYDRYVAICNPMHYLTVMSHKVCLSLAGAIWLGGTVHSLALIGMTIKLPYCGPQEVDNFFCDVPPVIKLACTNTYVIEVLIVSNSGLISVVCFVVLVVSYGVILVSLRNRFAEGRRKALSTCAAHLTL